From a single Streptomyces misionensis genomic region:
- a CDS encoding nucleotide sugar dehydrogenase — MPADLAVIGLGPYGLPLAQAAVAAGISTLGYATGPEAGPLSPAELRRMHASGFRRATDPAQLGRVRTAVICAPTPRGADGGPDLGQVEAAARALAERLRPHTTVILESPVPPGTTEEFLRPLLEEGSGLRAGRDFHLAYSPSRVDPGNRAHTPAGTPKVIGGLTPACTESAAAFYGRLTDKVVRARGLREAEAVQLLETNFRHVNIALVNEMAVLCHELGVDLWDVIRCAETKPFGFQAFRPGPGVGGHAAPQDLTGRASRALRMVELAQQVNNRMPGYVVQRAATLLNEHGKSARGARVLLLGVTYKADLADQQGAPAREIAVRLMELGASVSYHDPYVPAWSVLDRPVPRVDSLYEAAAGADLTILLQQHRTYDLQGLSVKAQLLLDTRGATPTGAAHRL; from the coding sequence ATGCCCGCAGACCTCGCCGTCATCGGACTCGGCCCCTACGGTTTGCCGCTGGCCCAGGCCGCGGTGGCCGCCGGCATCTCCACCCTCGGCTATGCCACCGGCCCCGAGGCGGGGCCGCTGAGCCCGGCCGAGCTGCGCCGGATGCACGCGTCCGGGTTCCGGCGCGCCACCGACCCGGCCCAGCTCGGCCGGGTGCGCACCGCGGTGATCTGCGCGCCGACCCCGCGCGGCGCCGACGGTGGCCCGGACCTCGGCCAGGTCGAGGCCGCAGCCCGCGCCCTGGCCGAACGGCTGCGCCCGCACACCACGGTCATCCTGGAGTCCCCCGTGCCGCCGGGGACCACCGAGGAGTTCCTGCGCCCGCTGCTCGAAGAGGGCTCCGGGCTGCGTGCGGGCCGCGACTTCCACCTCGCCTACTCCCCCAGCCGGGTCGACCCCGGCAACCGCGCGCACACCCCCGCCGGCACCCCCAAGGTCATCGGGGGCCTCACCCCGGCCTGCACCGAGTCGGCCGCCGCCTTCTACGGCCGGCTCACCGACAAGGTGGTCCGCGCGCGCGGGCTGCGCGAGGCCGAGGCGGTCCAGCTGCTGGAGACCAACTTCCGGCACGTCAACATCGCGCTGGTCAACGAGATGGCCGTGCTCTGCCACGAACTCGGCGTCGACCTGTGGGACGTCATCCGCTGCGCGGAGACCAAGCCGTTCGGCTTCCAGGCGTTCCGGCCGGGGCCCGGCGTCGGCGGGCACGCCGCCCCGCAGGACCTGACCGGCCGGGCGAGCCGCGCCCTGCGCATGGTGGAACTGGCCCAGCAGGTCAACAACCGGATGCCCGGCTATGTCGTCCAGCGCGCCGCCACCCTGCTCAACGAGCACGGCAAGTCCGCCCGGGGCGCGCGGGTGCTGCTGCTCGGCGTGACCTACAAGGCGGACCTCGCCGACCAGCAGGGCGCGCCCGCGCGCGAGATCGCCGTGCGCCTGATGGAGCTGGGCGCGTCCGTGAGCTACCACGACCCCTACGTGCCCGCCTGGAGCGTCCTGGACCGCCCGGTCCCGCGCGTGGACTCGCTCTACGAGGCCGCCGCCGGCGCCGACCTGACGATCCTGCTCCAGCAGCACCGCACCTACGACCTCCAGGGCCTGTCCGTGAAGGCCCAACTCCTGCTGGACACCCGGGGAGCCACCCCCACGGGAGCCGCGCACCGGCTCTGA
- a CDS encoding glycerol-3-phosphate dehydrogenase/oxidase: protein MRTGTLGPAQRAEALAAMAERELDVLVIGGGVVGAGTALDAVTRGLSTGLVEARDWASGTSSRSSKLIHGGLRYLEMLDFALVREALKERGLLLERLAPHLVKPVPFLYPLQHRGWERLYAGSGVALYDAMSMARGHGRGLPVHRHLSRRHALRVAPCLRKDALVGALQYYDAQVDDARFVVTLVRTAASYGAKVANRARVTGFLREGERVVGARVRDVEGGGEYEVRARQIVNATGVWTDDTQGMVGERGQFHVRASKGIHLVVPKDRIHSTTGLILRTEKSVLFVIPWGRHWIVGTTDTDWDLDKAHPAASSADIDYLLEHVNSVLAVPLGRDDVQGVYAGLRPLLAGESDATSKLSREHTVAHPAPGLVVVAGGKYTTYRVMAKDAVDEAVHGLDQRVADCVTEETPLLGAEGYQALWNARARIAARTGLHVVRVEHLLNRYGSMAEEIFDLISADPALGAPLRAADDYLRAEVVYAASHEGARHLDDVLTRRTRISIETFDRGTRSAREAAELMAPVLGWDEDRIAREVEHYEKRVEAERESQLQPDDLTADAARLGAPDIVPLT from the coding sequence GTGAGGACAGGGACTCTGGGACCGGCGCAGCGCGCCGAGGCACTGGCGGCCATGGCCGAGCGCGAGCTGGACGTACTGGTGATCGGCGGTGGCGTGGTCGGTGCGGGCACCGCGCTGGACGCCGTCACTCGCGGCCTGTCCACCGGTCTGGTCGAGGCGCGGGACTGGGCCTCCGGCACCTCCAGCCGGTCCAGCAAGCTCATACACGGCGGTCTGCGCTATCTGGAGATGCTCGACTTCGCCCTGGTCCGCGAGGCGCTGAAGGAGCGCGGCCTGCTCCTGGAGCGGCTCGCCCCGCACCTGGTCAAACCGGTGCCGTTCCTCTACCCGTTGCAGCACCGCGGCTGGGAGCGGCTGTACGCGGGCTCCGGCGTCGCGCTCTACGACGCGATGTCCATGGCCCGCGGGCACGGCCGGGGACTGCCCGTGCACCGCCACCTGAGCCGCCGTCACGCCCTGCGGGTGGCGCCCTGCCTGCGCAAGGACGCCCTCGTCGGCGCCCTCCAGTACTACGACGCCCAGGTGGACGACGCCCGCTTCGTGGTCACGCTGGTGCGCACGGCGGCGTCGTACGGCGCGAAGGTGGCCAACCGGGCGCGCGTCACCGGCTTCCTGCGCGAGGGCGAGCGGGTCGTCGGCGCCCGGGTGCGGGACGTGGAGGGCGGCGGGGAGTACGAGGTCCGCGCCCGGCAGATCGTCAACGCCACCGGTGTGTGGACCGACGACACCCAGGGCATGGTGGGCGAGCGCGGCCAGTTCCACGTGCGCGCCTCCAAGGGCATCCACCTGGTCGTGCCGAAGGACCGCATCCACTCCACCACCGGGCTGATCCTGCGCACCGAGAAGTCCGTGCTCTTCGTCATCCCCTGGGGCCGGCACTGGATCGTCGGCACCACCGACACCGACTGGGACCTCGACAAGGCCCACCCGGCCGCCTCCAGCGCCGACATCGACTACCTGCTGGAACACGTCAACTCGGTGCTGGCCGTGCCGCTCGGCCGCGACGACGTGCAGGGGGTGTACGCGGGGCTGCGTCCGCTGCTGGCCGGCGAGTCCGACGCCACCAGCAAGCTGTCCCGCGAACACACGGTGGCCCACCCGGCGCCGGGCCTGGTGGTCGTGGCCGGCGGCAAGTACACCACCTACCGGGTGATGGCCAAGGACGCCGTCGACGAGGCGGTGCACGGCCTGGACCAGCGGGTCGCCGACTGCGTGACCGAGGAGACCCCGCTGCTGGGCGCGGAGGGCTACCAGGCGCTGTGGAACGCGCGGGCCCGCATCGCCGCCCGCACCGGACTGCACGTGGTCCGGGTGGAACACCTGCTGAACCGGTACGGCTCGATGGCCGAGGAGATCTTCGACCTCATATCCGCGGACCCCGCGCTCGGCGCACCGCTGCGCGCCGCCGACGACTATCTGCGCGCCGAGGTGGTGTACGCCGCCTCGCACGAGGGCGCCCGGCACCTGGACGACGTCCTCACCCGGCGCACCCGCATCTCCATCGAGACCTTCGACCGGGGCACCCGCAGCGCCCGCGAGGCGGCCGAGCTGA